CACTGGGTTCGGACAAATGCTGCGTAGTGTGTTCAGTTGTGGAAGCTGTGGTGTTATCCCAAAGCAGTAACTAATTTGTTAGAATGCAGGCCCACTCAGACAGGCCCTTTGTATGAGACAAGTAGGGGGTACGGTGGAGAATGGAAAACCACAGGCTCGCAACCACCAGCAACCAGCCTTTTTTATgtcctgaataaaaaaaaataaaaaaaacggAGCTGTTTTCctccacactctctctctctctctcggcaCTCGTTCTCACTTGCACTGTTGCTAGTCTCCCTTGACTACTAAAACCAGTCGGATGTCTGAAATGTTTTCGCCTTCATTTTCACTTGAAGCTGGCtgagcaagagaaagagaaatagtCAGTTTTTAGGTTTGCGACAGAGTGGAAATAATTAGCAAGGCTCCATTTCCAAATAATGTTATTTTCCCCCATTAAAATAAAGATCCTTGCTTAGATCATCTTTTAGGCTTTTGTCCCTCATAATTTTTCAGAATCAAACTTTCAACGATAGTCTATTTGTTCATGAGTTCTcctttcatccattttttttttagagggtTTTCTCTCTAGAACAATAAAATACCACAAGTGTTCGTATTTTCTCTTGATCTTGGATGGCCGACCTGTGAAATTCTTCATTAATGCTGTTTTGACTCTGTCAATGTGTGTGGACTGGGTCGTTGCATGTAGACGGCCAAACTAACATGCAGGACACCCGAGCAGTGTCATCAACCAGAGCTGTTTCGTGTCATTAACAACGATCTTCTTTCCCACCATTTATGAGTCTAATATTGTTTTCaaggatgttaaaaaaaaaaagagtcctgtctccaactctgtgtgtgtgtctgtacggCTGCCTCGAATGGCCTTCAAGCATGTTTTTAATATCATCGTCACCAGTTGTCTTGATTGTTGATCTTTGTCAGTCGAATATGAAGGTCTCTGAGTATGACAAATGATTCTTAATggaccttttttaaaatgtgaaaaaacaagGAGATGGGAACCATTTTTTAAACAGGAAAGAAATCCAAAACTTAAAATCTGTGCATAGTCTACTGAACGGTAGATGTGACTTCCAAGAACATGCACTCATCATCAGGCCATGAGGTATTTCACGGTCTATTTATCTTGAACTTTAGAAGTGGTTCCCTTCTACTTgattttcttgctttctctATTTTAGTTTGGTCACTGACCCTCACTCCATCTTTTGTCCTGTGCGATTCCCTCATCCCAGGCCGACGAGCGGTACCGTAAGAACATTCAGGGCTCCCCTCAGACTGCCCCTCCTCCCAAGCAGCCCCCTTTGCCTCCCCGCTCCTCTGAACCGTTCTCCAATGGCGGCTCCTCCGAGGCCTCCGCCATGCACCGACCCATGGAGCCTCAGGTAACGCCTTCCTCCTTCCTCGtccctttcctctttctcctgtcGCTCTCTTCCTCACCTTCCTCACAGCTGGATTCGTGTATTCACACAAAGAGCGAAGCAACAGCAGGGACAGTTCTGGGTCGGAAGGGTGCTATCATGTATCTGGATGTGTCCGCCAAATATCTGCAAGCACCAGCTGCTGCGAAAgaaattagattagatttagattacttttgagtttttaaaaattcaatgaGAGGATTTTATATTGACTGTATCTCACTTCAGTGCAGTGGGTTGAAGTGCAGTTAATATATCTGAATCCTAAGTCATTTTAAAACTATCTGGACTAGCACCATATAGTTTTGAAGCCCTCTGggtaagaagaagaaaatagtgtgttattgtgtgtttggATGAATTTTCTCACTGTGACACCTTTTCGATTTCTCCAGTTGTTTTCTGGCAGTTGACTCTCACAAGAAGTCACCATTATAGGTATTTCAGACGGTAGCATCAATAGTAAAGCGGGATAGATCCGGCTCCTCATCAGCCCCACCCTGCTCCTATTAATGGTTTTACACCAACAGCAGTTTATCATCTATGTGTCATGTTGTTCAATGTGTCACCTTTGTTTAGTTTTCTTTCCACTGAGCAAATTGACCTATTATTTACTCTCTGCAAGGAGTGCATACTCAAACACAAGTGAGTAAGAAGTGCAATTATATACTGAACACCAGTCTGTACTGTAGATCCGGAGCTGAGTAATTTAAAACCGTCACCACAGAGGAAAATGCGTCTGTATGTGTGCTTTTACAGACTAAGTCAACAATCCAAGAACAGACTAATCCATAAATTATCCAATTTCTACTTAATGTCACTTAAATCCTACCAttggtttttatatttttgcaaaGCAGCACCTACAACTAGAATAACTTAATTATACAAAATAGTCACTTGAAGCATTTGCATCAATCTGAAACCAAGACAATCAACAATCATCGTTTTGTGTCGTGCTTTGTCtgctgtatgcatgtgtatatcTAAATGCATGTATGTGAAAAGCCACACACATCTTCCCTCATGTCTCACTGTGTTGTCTGCTTGTttcacctcccctcctccttcctccctcctccctcctcctcttcctcttgtccccccctcctccctccctaaAAAGGTCCAGTGGTCCCACCTGGCCGCTCTAAAGAGCAGCAACAGCGCcgccccctctcctcctcctccgcccgTGGTCTCTCGCTCCCAGTCCTTCAGCGAGCCCGGCGGCGTGACCTCTAGCTTTGCACAACTCCACCTGCGTTCCCAGGAcccccaccatcaccaccaccatcaccacccatCGCCCGCACGCACTGACCCCCAGCCCCAACTTCCCCTCCACCACCCTCAGGCTCAGCCTCGGGCCGAACACCAGGCCAGCAGCGAGGAAGTGCCTCCAAAGGTAAGGAGCTGACCCTCCCCTGATTCCCTCCCTTCCCTCGACTCTCCCTTCCCTCATTCACTTCTTGTCATGCAAGCCACTTCTCTTATCATGCTGTCTGTCTGCGTTTGCCTTGCTGTGTTCAGTCTCATTTGTTGATCAACATTGAACACTGATGCCAAATGCAACTATATATATAAGTTATATAAGTTGTATTAAAACCATTTCTGGGCCCACAAATGGCGTTAAGAGGTAAAAATGTGAACTTTGCATCTCCATAACTCAGAAATTATATGACATGATGTCGATAAACAGCGTATTCCTCCGACTTGATCAATGTGCGGGAGGGGTGCTAGTATTGGGGAAGTTCTGCCGCCCCTGAGGAGTTCTCTGAGAGCTGTCGgttaagaaaaaatgttgtatttcaCTGTTCGTTGTCTGTTGGTATTAAACTCTTGgaatcacattttcagttttaacatGTCTGTGATTCCCAATATTGTGCTCAATGTCTGTAGCTGAAGAGTTGAATGAAGaactgctcttttttttcctcatcacaATAGAATTTGTACAGATGATTTACATTGAGTAACATGTTGAAGTTCATGCTTGATGATGCAGCAGTGCAGTCTGTGGATCCGAATATGGTAAATGCAGACGGTGTTCATTTTTCTGTTAGgttgatatatatatttgtgagatGTTTCATTTGTTGGTTTAATGGGTTTAACATACATATACCTGCCACTGTGTGAAGACCTTTGAATCTGTCTTCTCCAGGTACCAGTGAGGACTACATCCAGGTCTCCGGTACTGTCGCGCCGAGAGTCCCCTCTGCCATCACAGCCTGGCAACCAGGGCGGACAGAGGAATGCTGGCGGGTAAGTAAAGAGACCTCAGAATGTGTACGCATTTCTCctttatgtgtctgtatgtagctGCTTTTAAAGTTTTGAGGCAATTGTGCACATTTAAGCTGTTTAAAGTTGTAAAAGCTAATTATAAGAATTGGTTACTAGTGTTACTAGTGACAACACTGGTGGAAAAACAAAGCTGTAAAGTCTGTACATGTTAATTTGGTAAAAAACTAAATCACATATACTAATATACTCATACATAACTGATAGATTTAGCAAATACCACtaacaaaatgaacaattatTTAATTAGAATTCAGAGCTTTTATTAAATCATCAATAACAGGTAGACGAAAGAAAAAAGTTCAAGTTTCTGGAAGTGTGAAGAGAAACTAGTCCCTCATTTTAATGTTATGCATTTGATTAAGACTAATGTGAGATGTCAGGCATGTTATCAgaagcacaaaaaaaagcatattaacattcaattaaataaaaggGCTAATCCTACTGTGAATTATATGTGAATCATATCACTATGTGACCCCACTGAGCTTGTTCATGTGTCTTTGTTCCTTGCGGCAGTAACGTGGAGCAGCGCCCGCTGTGGGACCGAGTGGAAAAGCTGCAGCCTCGGCCAGGCAGCGGCAGCTCCTCCGGCTCTTCCAACTCCAGCTCCCAGGCCAGTTCTGGGGACCGCTTCAGGCCACGCTGTGAGTCCCCTGGTACTGTACTCGGCCACATTTCACTCACTACTAACCGCTAATGAATACATTATGAGTATTACCATATAAACATCATTCTTACTCCATACCACGGTGTATTATCTGCACATGCTCTTGCAcgttttgtgatgttttttacaGGCCGTTGAAGACCTCCTGGCGCTATTGTTTCCCCTCACTAACACTATTTCCTTTTGTTCACTCAAAGCTTCCTCCAAATCTGAAGGATCACCTCTCCAGCGGCCTGAAAACGTTcccaaaaaacaagatgaaaagaACCTCGCCAGGCCTACTCGACCGGCTGTAAGTCCACCGTTTCTAAAGCGCTGGTTAAACTTCTTTGATGCTGAATAGgtgaaaactgtttttgtttttcttccacttgtgtttttctctattttactACCACTTCACATGAATCCAATGGTTCGTGATTGTTGGGGAACCTCTTAGGGTGATGTGGTAAGCCTATTAAATGAGATTACATAATCACACCTCTGCTATGCTTGCACCATTGCCCCACTCATTGcatcagtgtttcctctgtattCATTTAGCAGCGGTGCGCGACCACAGCAGGAACATTACCACCACTGAAAGAGAGAATGTTAAATCGATATAAAGATTGTTAACTTAACGTTAAGCATTAAGCCTTAATGTTATCTAAAACTAAAGTGTAGGCCAGATGCTTTAGAAGTAGTGATTATATagcaattaaaaacatttttaacactgGAGCCTCAACTTTAAACATAACTTAGacccaaacagcagcagatatGGGACAACACTAGAATTATTGCCAAAAGCACCACCGATGTATTAAAattacagaggaaacactgttgCATTATGTGATTGAGGTTTGTCGGCCTGTCACGATAACTACTTTTGTCGGACAATATATAGTCCCAGAAATAATTGTGATAAATgatattattgtcattgtttgACCATGTTATGCCACtgatataatgataatataatagcATAATAATGCAAGTACACCCTTTCAAAGAGCAATGAACTTTCAATTCTTACAAATATGCAGACATCGGAATGGGAATGTCATCAAAATCTTTCATGCAAGCTTAGTTGGGATTGCCTGCACATGGCTCCCACCTCTGAGGTCACATGTAGACATGGAAGTGGCCAGGCAGTAATGGTGGCTTTTCTGTGGATTCAAGAGGGGGTGGTGGCCCCTGGTGCATGAGGGGGGGAagtgattgatttgatttattgattgggacagtgtgcagttttaaacacaaagatgcactgcaccggagttagctcgaagtgaatttgcatccgtagtcccccacaatcaaaatgtacaacagcacaacaacaaatagtacaaagcaaacaaaaacaaaaccaaaaaaaacacacagaacacacaatagaaaatacaaagctcagtggtcacacagctgattggtctttagtacatgtttttaatctgaGGGTGGGTGCTACACTTCCATGAAAATGCCGACCCGCCATCATGGGCCAGGACAGAGTTATTTATACGGTTAATTGCATATGAGCGGCGCCGCCAGCTTGCACATTCCCCACTCGGGACATGTACTTAGCTTATGTGACATGAATAGCTTATTAGCCGCTAACGTGGAGTGTGAGATATCTGCCTGTGATGTGGAGGCCAGGGAAGAGCGGGCCTAATGCGCTGCCATACCCTTCTTTGAGTTTTAACAGCAGGATCGAAAACTGTATTTATCAAAATGCTGATACCTTCTGCAAACAACCTGctgaaacaggtagacagattATTTGGCTCTAATAGATTGTATGCTGTTTATTCTGGCATCACGTTGGCTAAAACGTCTGTGACACtcttatgtaaacaaacacgcATGCAAACACAACAGACAATATCAAGGTCAGCAGAAATGATCGAGGTCATGTCCATATATCGTACGATAAGTCGATAACATAATTATCGTGACAGGCCTAGAGGTTTGCGATAAAAGAACTTTGAGAGGATTGATGCAATAATtctttgtatttctgtcattggTAACTGTCCTCTCTGCCTGTGATGTGATTGCCTTCTGCTGGCATCTTGCCTTGTGCCTGCACAGTTCCCTCCCACTTTATTGCTTGtcatcaacaaaacacacatggcGCTAGAAGGGTTAAAACCCTCTGCAGCAGTTTCCTGAGCCTGGATTTTGAATGCAAGCACATCTGAATGCAAACACACTCCTTCTGTTTCCTTGTACTTGTCAGAATGGCTCTTAATCTCACCTGGCTTTGTTGTCAGATAAACTGTGGCCCATTTGCTTTGTTGAAAACGTCAGGGAAGTATCCCTCCTCCCTTTCTCGCTTGTCACTGACCTTACAAGACTGCATTATTAAATCTGCAAGGGAGAAGCAGAGGGCAATGTGGTTACAAGACTTGGACTCCAGAGGGTATGATATTAAGCTAGGAATCagaaaattgttattttttcaaacaatatGTTGCAAGAAGACTAACTGGAATCACAGCCCTAGTCCAACAAGGCttcaaactgacatttttcttttctttggccTTTTGTTGAGCCCAGGGCTGAGTTGCTCATGTCAACTCTGCAGCCCAGAGAGAAAGCTAATCCAAAAAAGTGGGCAAAATTTCCCACTACACATACCAAGAGATCTGAGGCTGTAGGTATAGTAAGTTGAACACAGGGGCAAGAACTGATAGATGGCTGAAAGTTTATATGAAGCGAGGAGGGATGACTTCAAGACTCAGATTGTCTAGAATATGAGAGCCTCACATTACGAAgattagttaaaaaaaaaacaactaattttgAATCTACTAAGGCGTCATTCTAGACAACATAAGTTTTGTCAAAATATCAGACTTCTAAGACTTCATCACTGTTCCTCTCAGGACCTGACAGCTCTGGCCAAGGAGCTTCGCGCAGTAGACGACGTGCGGCCTCCCCACAAGGTGACCGACTACTCCTCCTCGAGCGAGGATTCGGGCACCACTGACGAGGACGACGACGAGGAGGTGGACCAGGAGGCTGGAGAGGAGTCCACCTCAGGAGCTGAGGACTCCAGGGCTGGGTAGGTCGAACTGTAATGATGCTTTGCATTCATCTTTGTCTGTGAGACATGAAACAGGCGCTGCTCTTGAATTTTATGCTTTATTGTAGAACATAACAAGATATATTTACTTGTAATTGAAGCATGAGAGaaacattatattataaagAGAATAAACATGTATATTGACCCCAGAGGATGTGCATTTTGCATGGCTTCTCTGCATGACTGTTAACACTGGTCTGGTTACGGACATCAGATATTCCCATGGCTTCTGCAGGCGGCTGAGTAACGGGGAGACAGAGTCCGCTAAAACCATGCTGGTTGAAGACTCAGAGAGCGACCAAGCCACTACGCCCTCCAAGGATGGCACTCTGGTCATCAGACAGGTAAGTTAAAAGCATATTCTGCTCGTATATAGTTGATAGAAATgacattttcctctttctttgtcCAGTGTCTGTTTATCCACTCATTCTCCACCATTTCTATATATTATCATgccttttttatgttttttttttaaactattagTCATTGTAGACTTTCtgcttcacatttcacatctaATACGTTTGATTATAGATTGTATTTACAGTGACATGCACAGCAGTGGAGGACTTTAGGAATATCTTATATATGATGTGGGAATAAGAGGATCTTGTTGTGAGATAAAAGAGTAACTCGTAACACAGAGCTGCCAAAGGTAAACGTAcagctcctccttctctccaccTGCTTGCTCGAGCCCAAGTGTGCCTGTTCTTGCTTCCAGAGCACCGTTGACATAAAGCGGTTGGTCAATCTCTCTTCCCCGGCTGGCCCCGGTCATGGCCAAGGCCAGCCCCAACCCCCCGGCCACAGCCTCCAAGAGAAAAATGGCTTTGCCGGCCGCATACACCACCTACCAGACCTTATCCAGCAGAGCCACCActccccttcctcttcttcaaccatcccttcctcctcctcctcctcctcttcctccttcccctCATCATCTAGCCATGCCAGTCCTGCCATGTCCCCACAGAATTCCCTGGACAAGCTCACTGCCATAGAGGTATGTCACCCTCACACCACTGGGGACAAACAGCCAAGGGATGGGCTGTTGTGGAGTGTACAGGCTTAGACGTGCAGTGTGCCTCTGTGtggccttgttttttttttaaaatcttgacCACTAAAGCAAACATGCCTCCATCTCCAAGCCTGTACACACCTACAGCCCCGTCCTCGGTTGTTTTCTCCGAGCATCTCTGCACCTTATCCTGCCCCCCCCTCTGTGTCCTCCTGGCTTCACTCTGGCTCTCCTCTGCCCCCTTCTGGCTTGGCTGACACCTGGTTTGAATCTcctgaactgctgctgctgctgctgcaacccTTCCACTGCATTGCACTGTGTCACTGCTAACACTGGTGCCTCCTGGTGGTAGAACGTGGTCATGGCATGGAGGAAACTAAACTGGAGCTTCTTGGGGGTGAACTACAAACAAGCGTATCTTCGCTGCTTTGAGTAGTAGTACTAGTGTTGGGCGATAGCATGTCTGGTGTGATGGTTTTGCAGAATTTTTAAAACACCAAACACGTAAATcctatatatttttaatgttgattAGTATATATTATTTCCCCTTTTTGTAGTGTGACACATAACGTTGCAAACAAGATGCATCTTGGGTGGTGGAATAATGATCCTCTTCTGTCTGTGCTTTATTAGGAGcagctttttcttttaacaCTTCACAGCAACCAGATCATTTCTCATTTCCCTCAACACATTTCTTTCCCTGTCACACATGTTGTTTTCCTCTCTTACATTTCTGTCCACGCCAGCTTCAAAAAGAACTAACTGCACGccatcttttcatttgatttgttatTAACTCGAATGTCAGTGGAAACTATGTGTTCCCAATTTCCTGTGTCATAAAAATTGCAGTATGTCATTGTTTTAGCCAGTATGATTGAATACAGTTCAGATGAATGCTGCTGTTTATGATCCCCCAGAGGGAGAACTGTAACTCATATGCTCAAAACTGAGGGCGTGTTTTGCTAATGTAGATTAAATCAACAGCTCTAAATTATAGTCAGTTTTTTTAAGTCAGCACTGGTATAACAAATCTTTATGTCATGGTTTGGACCACAGTTCTAATTTCTGAGTTAGATCTGCTGTTCACTATCTGTGTTACAGTTTTGTTGTCTCTTCGCTCCATTTTGAATAGGAATACTGTTAAATCCAGTCGTCTAGACAAAAAGTGAATGGGTGCTTTTTAAGTACAAGttgttttctaaatgtttttaatctttgtCAGACCCAGTCAGAAAGCAACTCCATGTCCAAACACaagtcttcctcttccttcacTCCCTTCATCGACCCACGCCTTCTCCAGATCTCTCCATCCAGCGGCAGCTCCCTCAACAACATGGGTAGGTCAACAACTAACTGACCGTTTGAAGCgtcctcagtttttttttccacaatagCTTCTCCCCCACacattttttgaacatttttcccATGAAATTATGTTGAACGATCTGAGCTGAGGATTCGGGCAGTTCAAACTATCATGTTGCCTaatggattatataactccCACATCATTGCTGGTCATTCGTTGACATGCATGAGCTGTCTACATCAAACTGAAACCTGTActttctttatcctttctgttttgttgcactgctgtgggctgggaggaacagcagtttgttttttttgtgtatgcaaatacacaagaaaatgacaaactaaatcttgaatgaGTCAAGTTGTACGTTGTACATTATAGTCTTATACTGGCAAATATTGGCAGCATAATCCCACATACATGATGTCAATAAACTGAATGAGTATTTATGAAGataaacagagacacacacacacacacacacacagcaccatTTCTTCAGATCAGGCACCAGGTTTCTCATTGATAAGTTAAGTAATTTGTGGCATTCAGTCTGACTTGTTCTATCTCTGTGCCCCCTCCAGCAGGATTTGGGCAGGACGGACGGCTGGCGGACCCGCTGAGGTCTGACCCATCCCGTAAAGGTTCAGTTGTCAACGTCAACCCAGTCAACACACGCCCGCCGAGCGACACGCCAGAGATTCGCAAGTACAAGAAGAGGTTCAACTCTGAGATCCTGTGTGCTGCACTCTGGGgtaagtgtgtcttaaaaaaaataaccatgTGATGTGGTAGTGTACTACATACAAACCCTGGTAGGGAATCATAGTCTTGCTCAGATACACAGCAGTAGGAGCTCTACTTATCTGTgttcatttgtatgtttttgtacatGATCTCTCCAGGAGTGAACCTGCTGGTGGGGACAGAGAGTGGTCTGATGCTGCTGGACCGGAGCGGTCAGGGGAAGGTCTACCCCCTGATCAACAGACGACGCATCCAGCAGATGGACGTCCTGGAGGGACTCAATGTCCTGGTCACCATATCAGGTAAATGCTACTTCGCACAGATATTGAGTTTTGTCCTTAACTATGAAGGGATTCATTTTTATGCCTCCACGCTGGCAACAGCCGTGGctggaggcattatgtttttatGTCGTCCGTCCATCCGTCCCATTCTCATGATGCAATATCTCAGGAATGCCTGGAGGGAACTTCTttaaatttggcacaaacgtccacttggactcaaggatgaaatGATTAGAATTTGGTAGTCAAAGGTCTAcgtcactgtgacctcacaaaacaagttttcagccataactcaagaattcatatgctaattatgacaaagtttcacacaaatgtcttaTAGGATAagatgatgaagtgatgacattttatatccaaaaggcCAAAGGTCAAcgtcactgtgacatcataatgttctgcaaatcGTTTTTCTAGCCATTATTCAACGCCATAGCTCAGGAACAGAaagggagattgtgaccatatcTCACATTTGATCaggatactgaattggtgacactaatttTGGGTACTCACcttgaaaatgtgatgattgtaaagatcttctgtgctgccgggttgaagatgtgtgtgtgtgtgaagcattgacattttagaatttgtagcttctttgctgCAACATTCATATCTGAAGCATTGTCTACTGTCGTGGCTACAGCTTTGGctaaaaacatttgaacacatacaaagaaaatacactTCATACCTTTTTATTATATTCCTTCAAAGTTTGAAATATTATctgagtctggacagacatggatgtaaactgcaacttgacaaATTGTAGGAGACATACAACCGTGAGGTGATATTTACATAGTTAATCTAGAAGTAACAAAGgtttggatggatggatgggtgagAGGATTAATTGACAGATTTTATTCATTAGACTGTTGAGCGTTGTAATTTCTATCTATTCAGTCTAAGTCATCTTtcaaaatggacaaaaatggATAATTATTGTCTTTGTATTATGACAAAACTCTTATTCTTTCAGTTTAAATGCCAGACCACTGTGTATAATTTGCTGCTACAAAGCTGTGAaaccatgtttttgtttttttaaagattgtaAAACAGTTCCCTCTCTCCAACTCCTGCAGGCAAGAAAAACAAGCTGCGGGTGTATTACCTATCGTGGCTCAGAAACAAGATTTTGCACAACGACCCTGAGGTTGAGAAGAAGCAGGGTTGGGTCAATGTTGGTGACCTGGAGGGCTGCGTCCACTACAAAGTCGGTACGTTTCATATACCTTAACCGTCAAAGATTCCTGAACCTCAAATGAATAATACACACAAAGAGAGGGTTCAACTTGACCAAGATTTGTTAATAAGCCCTACTTTAAGCAACTCACTATTGACTAACTTCTATTCATTCCAGTGAAATATGAGAGGATCAAGTTCTTGGTGCTGGCCTTGAAGAACGCTGTGGAGGTGTACGCCTGGGCACCTAAACCCTACCACAAATTCATGGCCTTTAAGGTAAGCATGGTCCCAGGGCAGATCTAGATCTCTAGTTTTTCCACCTGTAAGTTGTGACTTCACAACTAACTTGTTTATTCATGGTTGGTTTCAGTCTTTTGGTGACCTGGTGCACAGGCCTCTGCTGGTTGACCTGACTGTGGAGGAAGGTCAGAGGTTAAAGGTCATCTACGGCTCCTGCTCAGGCTTCCATGCTGTGGATGTGGACTCCGGTGCCGTCTACGACATCTACCTGCCCACACATGTACGTACTCAGCACAGAGTCTGAtcctctcttgtttttctcctcctgtgttTCATGCTCTTCACTCTCTtgacttttctgtgtttttccacCCTCAGATCCAGACCAGCATTCAGTGCCACGCCATCATCATCTTACCCAACACTGACGGCATAGAGTTGCTGGTGTGTTACGAAGACGAGGGCGTCTACGTCAACACCTATGGACGCATCACCAAGGATGTGGTGCTGCAGTGGGGAGAAATGCCAACTTCAGTGGGTAAGTTTTTCAAAAACGAGACGGTCCAACTTATTCCAGTGTGGGCAGCAAATGTAACACATAACACATATTTTGTAATGAATCTGTGCAGCCCGAGTCATATAATCTtttatctctctgtgtttttgtagcCTACATTAGGTCGAACCAGATCATGGGCTGGGGTGAAAAGGCCATAGAGATCCGCTCAGTGGAGACGGGTCACCTGGACGGTGTCTTCATGCATAAGAGAGCCCAGAGACTCAAGTTCCTCTGTGAGAGGAATGACAAGGTGAGAACTTTATCTCTGTCTTctggtttttctttctttctgtcctttttttctttttctttttctttctctgtatttctttctttcttccctccttccttctaTCTCTTTACTTTCAATCTATGTAAGAACAAAGGCTGGAATTAATGACGTTAACACCATAAAATTGAATTtgatgaaactgaaaatgttctgGAGATCGTCAGCATATGTTGTCATGATATTCCATTGATAATTTTGCAGCATTTGCATTTGATTCACTGGACATTTGAGCAGAAACTCCTGTAAATACCAGTTAGCAGAATTTGTCTCTATTTCTGTGTTCTCAGGGCAGCTTAAGACGACGTGCAGGTCACATGTTTCTGTCTGAATTgctgaatattaaaatcaaaacaaaccacACAGTCTCAATAGTTGCAGCACTTACGCAGGATGGTTGCTGTTggtaatcaata
This DNA window, taken from Thunnus albacares chromosome 24, fThuAlb1.1, whole genome shotgun sequence, encodes the following:
- the LOC122976788 gene encoding mitogen-activated protein kinase kinase kinase kinase 4-like isoform X21 produces the protein MANDSPAKSLVDIDLASLRDPAGIFELVEVVGNGTYGQVYKGRHVKTGQLAAIKVMDVTEDEEEEIKLEINMLKKYSHHRNIATYYGAFIKKSPPGHDDQLWLVMEFCGAGSITDLVKNTKGNQLKEDWIAYISREILRGLAHLHAHHVIHRDIKGQNVLLTENAEVKLVDFGVSAQLDRTVGRRNTFIGTPYWMAPEVIACDENPDATYDYRSDLWSCGITAIEMAEGAPPLCDMHPMRALFLIPRNPPPRLKSKKWSKKFFSFIEGCLVKNYTQRPPTEQLLKHPFIRDQPNERQVRIQLKDHIDRTKKKRGEKDETEYEYSGSEEEEEDPPEQEGEPSSIVNVPGESTLRRDFIRLQQENKERSEALRRQQLLQEQQLREQEEYKRQLLAERQKRIEQQKEQRRRLEEQQRREREMRRQQEREQRRREQEEKRRIEEMDRRRKEEEERRRAEDEKRRNDREQEYIRRQLEEEQRHLEMLQEQLLREQAMLLEFKWRELEEQRKAERLHKRLQQEQAYLLSLQHDTKQQPGDKTKLLSDHSKPPQTSTLPPDRVLTTTPQAQVLDSAVSVARGAHESLRGLQTIPSDSTKSQAAVPEKTDSDETCTSQLSDSPSPSPPQTETPTDSKPPQAEHLEPDRPAEPVSHPPQPIREADERYRKNIQGSPQTAPPPKQPPLPPRSSEPFSNGGSSEASAMHRPMEPQVPVRTTSRSPVLSRRESPLPSQPGNQGGQRNAGGNVEQRPLWDRVEKLQPRPGSGSSSGSSNSSSQASSGDRFRPRSSSKSEGSPLQRPENVPKKQDEKNLARPTRPADLTALAKELRAVDDVRPPHKVTDYSSSSEDSGTTDEDDDEEVDQEAGEESTSGAEDSRAGYSHGFCRRLSNGETESAKTMLVEDSESDQATTPSKDGTLVIRQSTVDIKRLVNLSSPAGPGHGQGQPQPPGHSLQEKNGFAGRIHHLPDLIQQSHHSPSSSSTIPSSSSSSSSSFPSSSSHASPAMSPQNSLDKLTAIETQSESNSMSKHKSSSSFTPFIDPRLLQISPSSGSSLNNMGFGQDGRLADPLRSDPSRKGSVVNVNPVNTRPPSDTPEIRKYKKRFNSEILCAALWGVNLLVGTESGLMLLDRSGQGKVYPLINRRRIQQMDVLEGLNVLVTISGKKNKLRVYYLSWLRNKILHNDPEVEKKQGWVNVGDLEGCVHYKVVKYERIKFLVLALKNAVEVYAWAPKPYHKFMAFKSFGDLVHRPLLVDLTVEEGQRLKVIYGSCSGFHAVDVDSGAVYDIYLPTHIQTSIQCHAIIILPNTDGIELLVCYEDEGVYVNTYGRITKDVVLQWGEMPTSVAYIRSNQIMGWGEKAIEIRSVETGHLDGVFMHKRAQRLKFLCERNDKVFFASVRPGGASQVYFMTLGRTSLMSW